CCATGTCGGAGATAGCCGACAGAATCTGTCTGTCACCTGACACCATCAAGAAATACCGTCAGCGCATATTCGAGAAACTTGATGTTCGCAATATCTCTGAAGCCATCGTAGCGGCTACAAACAACAAGTTACTCTAAATTCTTGCACTGGTAGAATCGAGGGAAGTGTTTGACCTCACGTCCGACCGCGATGTTGGCTGCTATTCTTGCGCTCATATATGCCGCCGTTTTGTTTGCAGTATCGTTAGTTACCCCTTTCTCTATATCCGTCAGAGAATTGCGTAACCAGTTGCAGCCCTCCACATTCCAAAATGCGCAGTAACCCACCATATAGTTAGCCGCCCACTGTCTGAGGTTCGGTTTATTCAACAGATCTCGGCCTTCGCCCGGCATTACCACAATAGCTCCGGCTCCATTTACAAAGTCAAATGGAAGGATTAAAGGTATAATCGCATCTTTTGACCGACAAGAACTGCCTTCATTGACACTTTCTGCAATAACATCAACATTACTCGGCATAGTCATTCCATCAGAAGATGTTATTATTTGAATGGACTCAAAGCCCAACTGTTTAAGTTCAGCTTTGATGCTGTCTATAAACTCTATCGTCCCTATAACCGCAATCCGGCAGTATGCAATCCGGCGTTTTTCTTCACTTGTCATATTCATAATTTATTTTCACTGCAAAATTAGAACTACCCCCTCTGTTGTGCCATACCTAAAAGTGTATGTTTTCACAGCTAAACGCATTTGTACACTTTTGGGTATGGCAAGGAATTTTTCTCAGTATTAATTTTGCATCAGAAAAATTTTGGTTATGAACAAGACTCTTATTATATGTTGCTTAGCATTGTCTTTGGCATCATGTACTATGCAAAGACTTCCGCCATTCTCCTCTGAGAGCTGGCATATTGACAGTTATTCCGGTAATGCCAAAAGCAACACTGGTCTTGAGTTCGGATTCGGTTGCGAATGGATGATTACAGATACCGCGCTGATTCAGATGGAAAAACCGGAGCAGACTGGGACAGTGCGCCGGAGCAGACTGGGACACTTTTGATGCTGCAAAGTTAATGATTTTTTCTGAGACTGTCGCCTTTTAGCTCAAAACGTATCGCTGAGTGCACCATCCGGTCGAGTATGGCGTCGGCGGCGGTGGTGTTTGTCTCCAGACAGTCGTACCAGTCGGAGACGGGGATTTGCGAGGCTATGATTGTCGCCTTGCGGCCGTGGCGGTCCTCGATGATCTCCATAAGGTCGAGTATCTGCTCGTTGTTGAGTTTCTTGATTCCGAAGTCGTCGATTATGATCAGGTCGTAAGAGGCTATCTTCTCGAAGAGCCTCTTGGTCTGACGCTCGACTCTTGCCATGGCGAGGTCTTCCATGAGTTTGAGGATGCTCCAGTAGCGGGTCTTGAAGCCGGATATGCAGGCATGATGTCCGAGGGCCGATGCGAGCCAGCTTTTGCCCGTGCCGGTGGCTCCGGTTATGATCACAGGAATGCCGCGCCTGATGTATTCGCCGGCACACATCTGGGTGATGTATGCTTTGTCAAGACCACGCGCAGAGTCGTATGCGAGTTCGTCGACTGACACCTGATAGCGGAACCGGGCGTTTTTGAGAAGCCGGGCATTCCGGTTTGCCCGGCGCATGTCGTGTTCTCCCTGAAGGAGAAGACGGAGTCCGTCCACGATGTTGAGTGAAGTTGCCTGACGTGTTTCCATCAGGCTCTGCCATGTCTGCGCCATTCCCGGAAGGCGCATCTGTCGGAGTTCAGAAAGGATTCTTTCCATTGATTGTGTTGTTTTTATGTAAATGGTGGATTATTATGCGAAAGCCGCTTTTCCGCGGATGTTGGAGTGATTTCCGGGAGGCGTCAGTTCATCGGCGTTCTCACGGAAGCCCTCGCATTGTGTCTTGATGAGAGCCTTGACGAACCTGTAGCGCAGATTGCCGTGGCAGACGGCTATGGTACATGCCTGACGGAACAGGGCCGGGTCGCTGTCGCGTTGGAGACTGAAGAAGCCCTGGGCAGTGCGGAAGTATACCTGTTCGGGCTGTCCTCCGGCGAATATGGCCTCTATTATTGTCTTGAACTCGGGGCTGATGCGTTCGGCTTTGGATATGAAGTACTCGGCGCTGTATGCGCGGTATTCCCTTGATTTTGGAGGAAGGTGCTCCTCGACATAGGTGTAGTCGTTGCGGCGGTATGAGCGCATGTGTGTGGCCACGCATTCTCCCGAGTGATATACGCGTACCTGCGTGGCTGTGAAGGTGACATCCACCTGCTGCCCGATCAGACGGTAAGGCACGGAGTATGAGTTGCGGTTCGCCCCGAAGGTGATGAAGCTGTTCGGGGCCACCTTCAGTGTGGCGCGGCGTTTGAACTCGAACGGAGCCTGCGGTAGCGGAGCCAGCATCGGTTTCTCGGAGGCCAGGAAGCACTCACGCCGCGAGTAATCGCAGCCGGTCAGCCGCTTCTGGTTATAGCGGTCGACAAGCTCAGCGACTGCCTCGTTTAGTTCTTCCAGAGAGTGGAAGATGCGGTTGCGCAGCGGGGCGTAGATATGACGGTAGGCCTTGTTGACGGCATCCTCGACCAGAGCCTTGTCCTTGGGCTTGCGAACTCTCGCGGGCTGTGCCACACACAGATAGTGGTTGGCAAGGTCGTTCATGCCTGTAGTCAGGTCAGGTTCGTAGGAATCGGCCTTCTTGACCGCCGATTTCAGATTGTCAGGCACCAGTATCTTCGGGACACCTCCGAAAAACTCCAGAGCCCTGACCGTGGCCATCAGAAACTGCTCTATCCCCTGTGACCGCACGCACATGACAAAAGTCATGCCCGAGTACGGCATTATGGCCACATACGTCTCCACAAACACCTCCTCCCCTGTGTCAGTGTCAATATACGACAGACGGTCCCCGGCAAAGTCAATCAGCATCTTCTGTCCCGGCTGATACAGGTCGCGAAGTAACGTCGAGGGAGTGACCGCTTTCATATGCTGGGATATGTGATAGCGGAACTGCGACAGGCTGTAGCCGTCGGGGTGATCTCTGCGGTATTCCTCCCATAACAGCTGCGATGTGACATGCGGTTTTTTCAGTTCTTTCTCCAAAGCGGGCAGAAGTTCCTTCAGAACTTCCATCCGCTCATCGCAATACGCCGGGCTGCCCCCGTTGAAACGGTGGTTCAGAACCGTGTCCTCCAGCGCTATAAGTTCGCGTGTCGTAAGAGGGTCCGCCTCAGCTATCGACTTGTAGCGGCTGACTGTGTTCTTGCTGATATGGAGCGCTGAAGCAATTGAACGGATCGATTCCTTTTGCGACAGGCGTATCAGCACCTGCTTGATGATATTCATGCTTATCGGTTGTGTTGCCATGGCTATATTCCTTATTTATGGGAATATAGCTGAAAATCATCAAAAGTGTCCCAGCATGCTCCGGTTTTTTGCGCCAGGCGCCCGACAGCCAGAGACTTGCGTCAGAGCGACTGTCCCAGCATGCTCCGGTTTTCTGCGCGGCGCGGCGTGCTTTCGGCCATTTGTCCCAGCATGCTCCGGTTTTTACGCCTGTCGACCCCGAACTCAGGACGCAATTAGCTGATAATCAATCCTGCCTTCCGGCTCTAAAATGCAGATTTCGGCACTGTTTTATGCCTCCCATGCTGTCCCAGCATGCTCCGGTCTCTCCATTCAGACATCTGAACAGATTGCATCATTTCCCAAACTGGCTGAATATCTGACACACGGGATAAGGCAGTTCCCGGAGATTACCGTGGATTCGATATACTTTTATAACCCTGCGCGCGGTTTGTTGTTTGTCTCATATCATCAAAACAAGCCATTGAAACCCAATACAGAGATTACTCTTTATAATGATTCCATGACGGTCTATAGCAAAGAGTTTACACGCATATTCGGGTGGATGAATACATATATTGAAGATGACGGTTGGGAAAACGGACCTGTAGAATCAGTTTATTCCAATTTGCATTACAACAAGGGAGACAAGCAATTTGTATTGCTGCAACGCATTCCCTACAAGGACAAAAATATCGCAGTGTTCCATATATGTTCCTCCATGCCGAAGAAAGGTAAATGGTGGGAGGAATATCCTCGGGGCATATTTTGGAGAGTAGATCTTGGGAATACAGACAACATCGAACATATAGCTTCTTATTTAAACTCTGCAAGAACAGTTGCAGTTTCAAATTTACAAATAATCCAATCGAAAGAATAACTATGCGAAATCTTATTGCAATATTTCTGCTTGCAGCTTCAACTGTTATGGTTTCGGCGCAAGAATCAAAGGATACAATCGCCGTTCAAGAGTTGAAGGAGATTGTAATTGAGGCTCCAAAGGTAATTCACAAAGCCGATATGGATGTTTACCATCCTTCGCGAAGCGCAGTTGACAATGCAAAAAATGGTGTCCAACTTCTCTCTAACCTGATGATACCGTCGCTATCGGTTAGCGATGCCCTCGGAACCATCACCTCTGCCGGACAGACCGTGCAGGTACGGATCAACGGGCGTGAGGCTTCTGTAGACCAAGTCAAAAACTTACTGCCGACAACCATAAAGCGCGTTGAATGGATTGAAAATCCCGGATTGCGCTATAACGGAGCAAACACCGTACTGAACTTTATCGTTGCCAATCCCACGGTTGGAGGCTCGATGATGCTTTATGCAACTCAGGCCTTAAATCAGGCATGGGGACAATACAATGGAAATGTCAAGTTTAATTTCGGACGTTCTCAGATTGAAGTGGGCGGCGGTTATAAACTGACCGAAAATCTCAAAGTTCACCGCAACTATACTGAGACATTCCACTATCCTGACGGCAAAACACTGACGCGCAACGAGACTTCGCGGGGTGGCAATATCGATAATTCCATTGCAAACCTTTGGGCTACATACAACTATATAAAGCCCGACACCACTGTGATAGTTTTGGAGGCACGAGGGTGGCACAAACCTTCCAACAGGCAGGCTTACTATGGGTTGATGTCCTCAA
The nucleotide sequence above comes from Duncaniella freteri. Encoded proteins:
- a CDS encoding response regulator transcription factor, with amino-acid sequence MPSLTDGEKAVLTLSIQGYTMSEIADRICLSPDTIKKYRQRIFEKLDVRNISEAIVAATNNKLL
- the istB gene encoding IS21-like element helper ATPase IstB, which gives rise to MERILSELRQMRLPGMAQTWQSLMETRQATSLNIVDGLRLLLQGEHDMRRANRNARLLKNARFRYQVSVDELAYDSARGLDKAYITQMCAGEYIRRGIPVIITGATGTGKSWLASALGHHACISGFKTRYWSILKLMEDLAMARVERQTKRLFEKIASYDLIIIDDFGIKKLNNEQILDLMEIIEDRHGRKATIIASQIPVSDWYDCLETNTTAADAILDRMVHSAIRFELKGDSLRKNH
- the istA gene encoding IS21 family transposase, which gives rise to MATQPISMNIIKQVLIRLSQKESIRSIASALHISKNTVSRYKSIAEADPLTTRELIALEDTVLNHRFNGGSPAYCDERMEVLKELLPALEKELKKPHVTSQLLWEEYRRDHPDGYSLSQFRYHISQHMKAVTPSTLLRDLYQPGQKMLIDFAGDRLSYIDTDTGEEVFVETYVAIMPYSGMTFVMCVRSQGIEQFLMATVRALEFFGGVPKILVPDNLKSAVKKADSYEPDLTTGMNDLANHYLCVAQPARVRKPKDKALVEDAVNKAYRHIYAPLRNRIFHSLEELNEAVAELVDRYNQKRLTGCDYSRRECFLASEKPMLAPLPQAPFEFKRRATLKVAPNSFITFGANRNSYSVPYRLIGQQVDVTFTATQVRVYHSGECVATHMRSYRRNDYTYVEEHLPPKSREYRAYSAEYFISKAERISPEFKTIIEAIFAGGQPEQVYFRTAQGFFSLQRDSDPALFRQACTIAVCHGNLRYRFVKALIKTQCEGFRENADELTPPGNHSNIRGKAAFA